GCCCTCGGCGGTCGAGCCACTCGATGCGCGCGGCGTACTGGTCCACCAGCCGCCGGGCGGTGGTGCGGCCCGCGGTCATCTGCTCCTGGAGCTGGGCCACCGACAGTTCGGAGAGCTCGAAGCCGCCTTGAGGCGGCTCACCGCGCGATGCAGCACCGGAGGGCACGTGTGCGGCTATGGCGGCGCCTGCAACGGCGCGCCCTAGGAAATCCCGGCGTTTCATCGTGGTGCTCCTGTGGGTTGGGGGCGGCTGCCGTTCGAAGATTCATCTCGATCGTGTCGCCGTCAACCGCGAGGAGCTCACCGCAACGGGTACGAACTCAGCACCCTGAGATAGTTCCCGCGCTCGTAGGCGCCCGGGTTGGCCACAGCGAGCTGGCTCATGCTGCCGCGCATCTGCGCGACGCTCTCATACTCGTGTGCCTCCATCCACTCCACGACGTCCCGCCTCACGACGCGGAGGTGCTCGATGCCATGCTTGAGCAGCGCCGAGGTCAGCATCGCCACCTTGGCGCCGGCCATCATCGCCTTCAACACGTCCTTCGCCGTGTGAACCCCGCCGGTGACCGCGAAGTCCACGTCGAGCTTGCCGTAGAGGATCGCCACCCAGGTGAGGCGCAGCAGCAGCTCGTAAGAGCTGCTGAGCGTGAGCGTCGGCACCACGTCGAGCTCGTCGATGTCGAGGTCGGGCTGGTAGAACCGGTTGAACAGGACGAGCCCGTTCGCGCCCGCGGCCTTGAGCCGGTGGGCCAGGTTCGCGAACGCCGTGAAGTGATGGCCCACCTTCACGGCGAGCGGGATGCGCACGCTCATCCGGATGTCTTCCACGAGGTCCACGTACTGCTGCTCGACCTCGGCGGCCGTCCTGGCCGGGTCGGTGGCGACGTAGTAGATGTTGAGCTCGAGCGCGTCGGCGCCCGCCTGCTCGATCGACTGCGCGTACCGGATCCACCCGCCGGTCGAGATGCCGTTCAGGCTGGCGATGATGGGGACCTCCACCGCCGCCTTGGCCTTCCGGACGTGCTCCAGGTACGCGTCGGGCCCGAGGTTGTACTCGTGCAGATCCGGGAAGTAGCTCAGCGCCTCGGCGAAGCTGTCGGCCCCGTCCGATAGATGGCGGTCGAGGAGCACGCTCTCGATGGTGATCTGCTCCTCGAAGAGCGAATGAAGCACGACGGCCGCGGCGCCCGCGTCCTCCATCTGCCGGATGCGGCCGATGTCCTGGCACAGCGGCGACGGCGAAACGACGAGCGGGTTCGCGAGTCGGAGCCCGAGGTACGTCGTTGAGAGGTCGGTCATGGCGCACCCTCCTCGGCTTTGGCGCCGTTCATCGTCGCCGCCAGGTGTTCGTAGCGCTTCCACCTCTCATCCACGTCCCGCTGGGCCAGCTCGGCCAGGTCCCGGGCGGCGACCGGGTCGGCGTGCACCAGCATGCGGTAACGGGTCTCGTTGTTGGTGAATTGCGCCAGCGGCAGGCTCGGCGGCTTGGCATCGAGCTGCAGCGGATTCTCGCCCTTCGCGCGCCGCGACGGGTCGTACCGGAACAACGGCCAGTAGCCCGACTTCACGGCCGCCTTCTGCTGGTCGAGCCCGTGGACCAGATCATAACCGTGGGCGATACAGTGGCTGTAGGCGATGATGATCGACGGCCCGTGGTGCGCCGCCGCTTCGACAAAAGCGCGGACCGTCTGAGCGTCGTCGCCGCCCATCGCGACCTGCGCGACGTAGACGTTGTCGTACGACATGGCCATCAACGCCAGGTCCTTCTTGGCCGAGAGACGCCCGCCGGCCGCGAACTTGGCGACCGCGCCGCGCGGCGTGGCCTTCGAAGCCTGGCCGCCGGTGTTCGAGTACACCTCGGTGTCGAGTACCAGGATGTTCACGTTCCGGCCCGATGCCAGCACGTGGTCGAGCCCGCCGTACCCGATGTCGTAGGCCCAGCCGTCGCCGCCCACGATCCACACCATCTTGTCCGCCAGCGAGTCGGCGAGCGCACGGAGGCTCGCGGCATCGGGCCCCGCGATGCCGGCGAGCCTGGACTTGAGCTCCGCGATCCGCCCGCGTTGCGCCGCGATCCCTTCCTCCGAGGCCTGGTCCGCGCCAGACAGGACCTCAGCCAGATCGGCGCCGACGACGTCCTTGAGACTGGCGAGCAACCTGCGCGCGCTGTCCCTCGCCTGGTCCAGCGCCAGCCGCATGCCGAGGCCGAACTCCGCGTTGTCCTCGAACAGCGAGTTCGACCACGCCGGTCCCCGGCCCTCGGCGTTCACCGTCCACGGCGTGGTGGGGAGGTTGCCCCCGTAAATGGAGGAGCAGCCGGTCGCGTTCGCCACCACGGAGCGGTCGCCGAAGAGCTGGGAAAGCAGCTTGAGGTACGGCGTCTCGCCGCAGCCGGCGCACGCACCCGAGAACTCGAACAGCGGGCACAGCAGCTGCACGTCCTTCACGTCCTTCAGGCTGAGCGCCCCGCGGCCGGGATCGGGGAGCGACAGGAAGAAGTCCCAGTTGGCCCGCTCGGCGTCCCGGAGCGGCTCCTGCGGCCCCATGTTGATCGCCTTGAGCTTCACCGCGCTCTTGTTCTTGACGGGGCACGCTTCCACGCACAGCGCGCAGCCGGTGCAGTCCTCGGGCGCGACCTGCAGCGTGTAGCGCCGGTCCCGGAACTCGCGCCACCGGGCTGGCGCGGACTTGAATGCCGCCGGCGCGCCCTCCAGAAGCGAGGGGTCGTAGACCTTGGCGCGGATCACCGCGTGCGGGCACACCAGCACGCACTTGCCGCACTGGATACAGATCGACTCGTCCCACACCGGGATCTCGAGGGCGATGTTGCGCCGCTCCCACCTCGCGGTCCCGCTCGGATAGGTGCCGTCGGCCGGCAACGCGCTCACCGGCAGGAGGTCGCCCCTGCCAACGATGATCTCGGACGTCACCCGCTGCACGAAACCCGGCGCGGCGGGAGGAACCACCTCCCGCCGGGCGAGTCGGCTCGTCGCCCGGTCCGGAACGCGCACTTCGTGCAGGGCGGCCAACGCGTTGTCCACCGCCTCGAAGTTCATCTGCACCACCTGCTCGCCCCGTCGCCCATAGGTCTTCTTGATCGCGTCCTTGATCGCCGCGATCGCGGCCTCGCGCGGCAGCACACCGCTCAGCGCAAAGAAACAAGTCTGCATCACCGAGTTTATCCGGCGCCCGAGCCCCGCCTGTTCCGCCACCTTGACCGCGTCGATGGCGAACAAGCGCAACCGCTTGGCAATGACCTGCTCCTGCACCGGGCGGGGCAGATGATCCCAGACCTCGTCCGGGCCGTAGGGCGCGTTCAGCAGGAACGTCGCACCCAGCTCCGCCGCGCCGAGCACGTCGAGCCGCTCCAGGAAACCGAACTGGTGGCAGGCCACGAACGTGGCCCGGCTCACCAGGTACGTGGACCGGATCGGGCGGGGACCGAAGCGCAGGTGCGAGACCGTGACCGAGCCGGATTTCTTGGAGTCGTAGACGAAGTAGCCCTGCGCCCACAGGTCGGTGCCCTCGCCGATGATCTTGATCGAGTTCTTGTTCGCTCCGACGGTCCCGTCGGCGCCCAGACCGAAGAACAGCGCGCGCACCGTCCGCGGGTCCTCGGTCGTGAAGCCGGGGTCCCAATCCAGGCTGGTGTGCGTGACGTCGTCGTTGATGCCGATCGTGAAGTGGTTGCGGGGCGCCGGCGCGCGCAGCTGGTCGAAAACGGCCTTCACCATGGCCGGAGTGAACTCCTTCGAAGCCAGACCGTACCGCCCGCCCACCACCCTGGGCATCGCCGGGAACGGCGCCCTCCCCGCCCAAAAGATCTCGCTCACAGCGGCGACCACGTCGAGATAGAGCGGCTCACCCATGCTTCCCGGCTCCTTGGTCCGATCCAGCACCGCGATCGCGCGCACCGAGGGCGGCAGAGCGGCGACGAATCGCTCCGAGTCGAACGGCCGGTACAGGCGGACGGTCAGCACCCCGACCTTCTCGCCGCCGGCCGTCAGCGCGTCCGCGGTTTCGGCGGCCGCCCCGGCACCCGAGCCCATCAGAACGATCACGCGCTCGGCGTCCGGCGCGCCGGCGTAGTCGAACAGCCGGTACCTCCGCCCGACCCGTTCGGCCAGGCGATCCATCGCCCGCTCCACGATCGCCGGGCACGCGAGATAGTACGGGTTGGACGCCTCGCGACCCTGGAAGTAGACGTCGGGGTTCTGGGCCGTCCCGCGGACGAACGGGCGGTCGGGCGAGAGAGCGCGGGCACGGTGCGAGTGGACCAGATCGTCCGGCACCATGGCCCTCAGATCGTCGGGCGCGAGCCTCTCGATCTTGTTCACCTCGTGGGAGGTCCTGAAGCCGTCGAAGAAGTGGAGGAACGGGACCCGCGCCTCGAGCGTGGCGGCGTGCGCGACCAGTGCCAGGTCGTGCGCCTCCTGAACCGAGCTCGACGCCAGCATCGCGAAGCCCGTCTGGCGGGCGGCCATCACGTCGCTGTGATCGCCGAAGATCGAGAGTGCCTGCGCGGCCAGCGAGCGGGCGGCCACGTGGATCACCGCGGGCGTCAGCTCGCCGGCGATCTTGTACATGTTGGGGATCATGAGGAGAAGGCCTTGCGACGCCGTGAAGGTGGTCGCCAGCGCCCCGCACTGAAGAGCGCCGTGCAGCACCCCGGCGGCGCCTCCCTCGCTCTGCATCTCGATCACGGTCGGCACCGCGCCCCACAGATTCGGCTGGCGCTTCGCCGCCCACTCGTCGGCCCATTCACCCATCGGCGAGCTGGGGGTGATCGGGTAGATCGCAATGACCTCGCTCAACTGGAAGGCGACCAGCGCGGCGGCTTCGTTGCCGTCGATCGTGACCATGGGACGAGTCATCGGACCCCTTCCAGTCGGTCGGATACGGGGACGCCAGCTCGGCCTCCCCGGCCCGAAAATCGCAAGTTGCATTCCGACCAGAGGCCGGGCCTTAGGAAACAGGAGAAGGGTGTCGGAGCCAACCGCAAACCGTTATCCTCAAGGCACTTCAGCGCAGCCCGGCATGCGGCACGCAGGCGGACTGTCAGGCGCCGGAAGCCTCGAATCGCACTCGGAATAGCGGACATTGTGTCCCACAGTCCGTCGCTCGACGACCGGCGCGGTCTCCATCGCAGGTCGCCGCTCCTCGCGGTCACC
Above is a window of Gemmatimonadales bacterium DNA encoding:
- a CDS encoding dihydroorotate dehydrogenase-like protein, which encodes MTDLSTTYLGLRLANPLVVSPSPLCQDIGRIRQMEDAGAAAVVLHSLFEEQITIESVLLDRHLSDGADSFAEALSYFPDLHEYNLGPDAYLEHVRKAKAAVEVPIIASLNGISTGGWIRYAQSIEQAGADALELNIYYVATDPARTAAEVEQQYVDLVEDIRMSVRIPLAVKVGHHFTAFANLAHRLKAAGANGLVLFNRFYQPDLDIDELDVVPTLTLSSSYELLLRLTWVAILYGKLDVDFAVTGGVHTAKDVLKAMMAGAKVAMLTSALLKHGIEHLRVVRRDVVEWMEAHEYESVAQMRGSMSQLAVANPGAYERGNYLRVLSSYPLR
- the nifJ gene encoding pyruvate:ferredoxin (flavodoxin) oxidoreductase gives rise to the protein MTRPMVTIDGNEAAALVAFQLSEVIAIYPITPSSPMGEWADEWAAKRQPNLWGAVPTVIEMQSEGGAAGVLHGALQCGALATTFTASQGLLLMIPNMYKIAGELTPAVIHVAARSLAAQALSIFGDHSDVMAARQTGFAMLASSSVQEAHDLALVAHAATLEARVPFLHFFDGFRTSHEVNKIERLAPDDLRAMVPDDLVHSHRARALSPDRPFVRGTAQNPDVYFQGREASNPYYLACPAIVERAMDRLAERVGRRYRLFDYAGAPDAERVIVLMGSGAGAAAETADALTAGGEKVGVLTVRLYRPFDSERFVAALPPSVRAIAVLDRTKEPGSMGEPLYLDVVAAVSEIFWAGRAPFPAMPRVVGGRYGLASKEFTPAMVKAVFDQLRAPAPRNHFTIGINDDVTHTSLDWDPGFTTEDPRTVRALFFGLGADGTVGANKNSIKIIGEGTDLWAQGYFVYDSKKSGSVTVSHLRFGPRPIRSTYLVSRATFVACHQFGFLERLDVLGAAELGATFLLNAPYGPDEVWDHLPRPVQEQVIAKRLRLFAIDAVKVAEQAGLGRRINSVMQTCFFALSGVLPREAAIAAIKDAIKKTYGRRGEQVVQMNFEAVDNALAALHEVRVPDRATSRLARREVVPPAAPGFVQRVTSEIIVGRGDLLPVSALPADGTYPSGTARWERRNIALEIPVWDESICIQCGKCVLVCPHAVIRAKVYDPSLLEGAPAAFKSAPARWREFRDRRYTLQVAPEDCTGCALCVEACPVKNKSAVKLKAINMGPQEPLRDAERANWDFFLSLPDPGRGALSLKDVKDVQLLCPLFEFSGACAGCGETPYLKLLSQLFGDRSVVANATGCSSIYGGNLPTTPWTVNAEGRGPAWSNSLFEDNAEFGLGMRLALDQARDSARRLLASLKDVVGADLAEVLSGADQASEEGIAAQRGRIAELKSRLAGIAGPDAASLRALADSLADKMVWIVGGDGWAYDIGYGGLDHVLASGRNVNILVLDTEVYSNTGGQASKATPRGAVAKFAAGGRLSAKKDLALMAMSYDNVYVAQVAMGGDDAQTVRAFVEAAAHHGPSIIIAYSHCIAHGYDLVHGLDQQKAAVKSGYWPLFRYDPSRRAKGENPLQLDAKPPSLPLAQFTNNETRYRMLVHADPVAARDLAELAQRDVDERWKRYEHLAATMNGAKAEEGAP